In Beutenbergia cavernae DSM 12333, the DNA window GGTCGAACGCGCGTTGGCGCATGATGACGAACTGGTGGGAGCCGGAGAACGACGCGGGCTGCTCGCCGATGAGCGGGAGCGGGACCACCCCCCAGTCGAGATCCTCGACGCTGCCGAGGTCGTTGATCAGCGCGCCCGGGCCGCCCCAGAGAAAGGCGTTGAGGTCGTTCTTGAACGCGACGTTCGCGTCGCCGCCGCTGACGTTGCGCTTGCTCTGGTCGGACAGGATGCGCTCGAGCTGCCACTCGAGGGCCTCGCGACCCTCGGGGCCGTTGAACAGGGCGCGCGTGCCCTCCTCGTCGTACAGCTCCCCGCCGAACTGCCACTGCAGGCTGTCGAAGCCACGACCCACGCCCTGCGGGTCGATCGCGGGTAGCCAGTGCCCGGCGATGCCCTGCTCGGCGAGGATCTCGAGGGTCTCCTCGTAGCTGGCCCGGTCCCTGGGCGGATCGTCCGGGTCGAGGCCCGCGTTCTCCAGCACGCGCCGGTTGTAGAACAGGCTGTCCGGCCACACGTCGAGCGGGATCGAGTACCGGCGCCCGTTGACGATGCCGGAGCGCCAGACCGTCTCGGAGAAGTTGGCCTCGGACAGGCCGATCCGGTCGGCAGCCTCGTCGAGCGGGACGATGACGCCGCGGGCGGCGTTCGTGGCGACGTGGAAGTTGTGCATGAGGCCGATGTCCGGCGCGAGGCCGCTGACGACGGCCGACGGGAACTTCTGGTAGAAGGACGGCCACGGCATCGCGAACATCTCGATGGTGATGTTCGGGTGCTCGTCGCGGAACTGGAGCAGGAGCTCGCGCATGATCGCGCCGTCGCCCCCGGTGAGTCCGTTCCAGAACTTGAGCGTGAGCGGCGGTCCGTCGTAGCCCTCGCCGACGTCGGGGAGCGCGACGGGCGACAGGTCCGGCGGGGAGCACGCCACGAGGGCGCTCGCCGTGACCGCGGCCGCGCCGAGCCCGAGGAAAGCGCGCCGCGTCGGCGGGGTGGGGAGGGGTGGCATCGTGACGACTCCTGTGTCAGTCATTGGGACATTAACCCGGTGAATAGGACACTACCAGGACCGTTCGCCGCCTGTCACCGGGGTCCGCGCCCTAGGCTCACGGGGTGGAGATCCGAGACCGCCGGGACGGCGACGCCGATGCCCTCGTCCGGATCCTCGCCGACGTCCACGCGCGTGACGGGTATCCCGTCCGCCGGAGCAACGTCCGCCGGGAGTGGCTGTGGGACCCGGCGTTCCTCGGTGCGTGGGTCGCCGTCGTCGATGGCGACGTCGTCGGTCACATCGCCGTCGACCCGCGGCTCGACGCGCCGGGTGTTCCGCCCGGCACGCTCGGTGTCTCACGCCTGTTCGTGGCCTGGAGCGCGCACGGGCGCGGCGTCGGCGCAGCGCTGCTCGACCGCGTCCGGGCCTTCGCCGGCTCGCGCGCGCTGGGGCTGGAGGTGACGGATGATTCCGTCGCCGCTCGGGCGCTGTACGAGCGACTCGGCTGGCGACTGGTGGGCACGGCGTCGGCCTCCTGGACCGACGCCGCCGGACGGCATCCTGAGCTGACCTACTTCCTGGCGCCCGACGCCTGAGGTCAGCACGCCCACGCCGACATCGGGTGCGCCAGGTGACCACATGAGTCACCAGACGCACCCGGTGGCGACCGGACGCTCAGCTCGGTGTGAGCAGCGCGGCGTAGCGCTCCAGGATCACCGGCCACTCCGCGAACTTCCCGCGGTACTGAGCGTTCTCTGCCGTCCAGCCCCCGTGCACGAACCGGACCATTGTGCCCGCGCCGTCGTCCTCCGGTGCCGGCTCGAACCGCACCCGCACCTCGCTGGACACGCCCTCCGGCAGCGCCAGGGAGAACGTGAACGCCACCTCCGCACCCGGGTCCCACGTGGTGACCGTCCCCCAGGGGATCTCGCGCCCGCCCGCATGGTGCTCGACGACGGCGCCGCCCACCTCGGGCTCGATCGTCACCCCCGCGAACGTGTCGGAGTCCGCGGTGTAGCTCGGGTGCCACCACTCGCCGAGGCGCAGCGCGAACGCGTCGAACGCCTCCTGCGGCCCGGTCGGCACGCGGAGCACGTGGACGTGCGGCGCCAGGTCCGGGACCGGCGCCCCGCGGTACTCGCCGAACGACCAGAGGTTGCCCTCGGCGTCGCGCACGGCGAACGTGCGGCCGCCGTAGTCGCGCTCGGTCAGCGGCACGAGCACGTCCAGCCCGGCCGCGCGCACGGCGTCCCACAGGGCGGTCAGTCGCTCGGAGACGAGATATGTGCCAGCGGTGCCGGCGCGCTGCGACCACGCGTTGCCGTCCTCGTCACCGCGTTCCGGGCCGAGCATGACGCCGCCGCCCTCCGGCCAGGCGAGCTCGGCGTGCTGAACGGCGCCGTCCGTACCGGTGCGCAGGGTCTCGACGAACCCGAGCACGTCGGTGAGGACGGCGAGGAGCGCGGCAGGGTCGTGGGCCCCCAGGGTCTGCCACACCATGGGTGCGGGGGCCGGCGTGGTGGTCGACGTCGTCGTGTCCATGGACGTCATCGTCCTCCCAGCGGGTGGCCGTCCGCTTGGAGGTTTCGGAACTCCTCCGCGACCCACCGGCCCGGCGGCACCCCCGCGAACTCCCGGAACTCCGCGGTCAGGTGCGCCTGGTCGACGTACCCCGCAGCGGCGGCGACGTCGGCGAGCGCCGTCGGGCCCCCGGTGGCGACCGCCCGGGCCACGGCGGTCCGGGCGCCCGAGAACCGCGCGAGCCGAGCCACGGTCTTCGGGCCGATCCCCACCTCGTCGACGAACAGCGTCCGCAGCCGGCGCTCGCTGAGCCCGACCCGGGCGGCCACCGCCGAGACGCGGGCTCGGCCCCCCGAGGCGACGATCACCCGCCACGCCTCGGCGAGCTCCGGCCGCGGTGCGGGCGGGCTCTCCGTGCGGAGAGCCGTGCCGCGCAGGAAGGTCCCCAGGACGTCGAACACGCCGGCCCAGGGTTGACGCTCGCTCATCTGCTCCCGCAACAGCTCGCCCGAGGCTCCCAGCACGTCCCGGCCCGAGAACGTCGTCACGTCGAGCTCGCGCGCGGGCACCCCGAACAGGGCGCGGACGGCGAGCGGGTGCACCGACACCTCGACGCCGATCTGCTCGCACGCCTGGTCCACGAGAGCCGGCCTCGTGTGCAGCCCGCCGAGGATGATCGGCGTGGCGCTGGCGGACCCTGGTGCGCCGGCGTCGTGGATGACGAACTCGCCGTCGCCGAGCGTGAGGAGGAACGTCACGGACGGCGACGGGAGACCGCGGTGGACGGCGCCCGGCACCGGGGACAGGCGGAACGCGGTGACCGACCCGACGCCGGGCGCGAGACGCGACGGGCCGACCACGAACGACGCGGCGTCCCCGTCGGCGACCTCGGCAGCCATGCCTCCATCGTGCCGGGGGTGTGCATCGGGCGCGAAGCGGGGATCATGTGCGGATGCGCTCCATCTGGAAGGGCTCGTTGTCGTTCGGGCTCGTCAACGTGCCCGTGAAGGTGTATTCCGCGACCGAGGACCACGACGTCAAGTTCCACCAGGTCCACAACGAGGACGGCGGCCGCATCCGTTACCAGCGCAAGTGCGAGGTGTGCGGGAAGGTCGTCAGCTACGACGACATCGTCAAGGCGTTCGACTCCGACGACGGCGAGCGCGTCATCCTCACCGACGAGGACTTCGAGCAGATGCCCGCGCAGGCGTCGCACGAGATCGAGGTGCTGCAGTTCGTCCCGAACGACCAGATCGACCCGATCCTGTTCGACCGTAGCTACTACCTCGAGCCGGACTCGCGCTCGCCCAAGGCGTACGCCCTGCTCCGCCGCACCCTCCAGGAGACGGATCGCACCGCCGTCGTCCACTTCGCCCTGCGGCAGAAGACGCGCCTCGCGGCCCTGCGCGTCCGCGGCGACGTACTGCTCGTGCAGACGATGCTCTGGCCCGACGAGGTCCGGGAGGTGGAGTTCCCCTCGTTGGAGGACGCCCCGGAGATCTCCGACAAGGAGCTCAAGATGTCGGCGTCGCTCGTCGACTCGATGGCGGAGGACTTCCACCCCGAGGAGTTCACCGACGAGTACACGGTGCAGCTCAAGGAGCTCATCGAGGCGAAGCTCTCCGGCGGAGAGGCGTTCCAGATCGAGGAGAAGGAGGAGGAGGCGACGGGCGAGGACGCCGACGTCGTCGACCTCGTGGCCGCCCTGAGGCGCAGCGTGGACGCCCGCAAGAAGGGCACTCCCGCGAAGGACGCGGAGGGCGAGGGCGGCACGACGTCGCGGAAGAAGCCGGCCAAGGCTCCGGCGAAGAGCCGGAAGGCCAAGGAGAAGGCGTCGTAGCCGGGAGCGTCGGTGGCAGCGGGTGACGGCGGCGCGCGGGTACGCGTCGACGGCCGCGTGCTCTCGCTGACCAACCTCGACAAGGTCCTGTTCCCGGCCACGGGCACCACGAAGGCCGAGCTCATCGACTACTACCGGCGGATCGCTCCGGTGATGATCCCGCACCTCGCGGGCCGCGCCGTGACGCGCAAGCGCTGGCCGAACGGCGTCGAGACCGAGCCGTTCTTCACGAAGAACCTCGACTCCGGGACGCCCGACTGGGTGCCGCGCCGCGGGATCGTCCACCACGAGCGGACCAGCACGTACCCGCTGGTGGAGGACACGGCCACGCTCGTGTGGCTCGCGCAGATGGCCAGCATCGAGCTGCACGTGCCGCAGTGGCGCTTCCCGCCGGGTGACTCACCGTTCGTGCTCGACGGGAGCGCCACGCGGCCCGACCGGTTCGTGCTCGACCTCGACCCGGGCCCCGGCGTCGGGCTCGCGCAGTGCGCGGAGGTGGCGCTCGCGGCGAAGGGGTACCTCGACGACGTCGGGCTCGCCGCCATCCCCGTGACGAGCGGCAGCAAGGGCCTGCACCTGTACGCCACGATCCACGGCGTCAGCTCGGAGCAGGCGAGCGCGTTCGCGAAGGAGCTGGCCGGGCACCTCGCGGAGGACCTTCCGCAGCTCGTGGTCACGCAGATGAAGCGGTCGCTCCGCGACGGCAAGGTGTTCGTCGACTACTCGCAGAACAACGCCGCGAAGACCACCGTCTCGCCGTACTCGGTGCGCGGGCGGGACCAGCCGTGGGTCGCCGCGCCACGCACGTGGGGGGAGCTCGGGGAACCGGGACTCGCACACCTCGAGCTCGGCGAGGTGCTGGAGCGTGCCGCCGACGGCGACCTGCTCGCACCCCTGCTGCCGCCGGACCCGCTGTCCACCTACCGCGCGAAGCGGGACTCGGCGAGGACGCCCGAGCCGGTCCCGTTCGCCGCGCCCGTGGCGGCGCCGGCCGGGGATCCTCGGTTCGTCATCCAGGAGCACCACGCGCGTCGGCTGCACTGGGACCTGCGGCTGGAGCACGACGGCGTGCTGGCGTCGTGGGCGGTGCCGCGCGGCGTGCCGACGACGACGGGACACAACCGCCTCGCCGTCCACACCGAGGACCACCCGATGGAGTACCTCACGTTCCACGGGTCGATCCCGAAGGGGGAGTACGGCGGCGGCGAGATGACCGTGTGGGACACCGGGACGTACACGCCGGAGAAGTTCCGCGACGACGAGGTCATCTTCGTGCTGCACGGCCAGCGGGTGCAGGGGCGGTTCGCCCTCATCCGCACCGACCCGGGTCGGGGTGGGGGCAAGGAGCAGTGGCTGCTGCACCTCATGAAGGACCAGTCCGGCGTGGCGACGTCGCCGGAGAAGCGGGCGCACGCCGTCGTCGACGCTCCCGACGCGGCTGCCGACGACGGCGCTCACATCTCGCTCAGCGACGCCGTCGAACCCCGCCGCATCGCTCCCGACCTGAGACCGATGCTCGCCACCGCGGGCCAGGTCGGCGACGGCGACTACCCGGCGCGGGAGTGGGCGTTCGAGCCGAAGTGGGACGGCTACCGGGCGCTGGTCCGGTTCTCCGCGCGCGGCGTGGCCCTGCAGTCGCGGTCGGGGCGGGACTTCACGCAGGAGTTCGCGGAGCTGGCCGTCGTGCCCGAGGAGCTCGCCGCGCACGCCGGCGTCCTGGACGCGGAGATCGTGGCGCTCGACGCCGCCGGCCGCCCGAGCTTCCACGCCCTCCAGGAACGGGGCACCGGCGCCCGCCCCGCGATGCGGCTGCTCGTGTTCGACGTGCTGCACCTCGACGGCACCTCGCTCGTCAACAAGAGGTACAGCGACCGCCGCCAGGTGCTGCTCGCCCTGCCGCTCCCGGCCGCCGACCCGGACCATCTGGGCCGCGAGGAGCGCGACGTCGGCGGGTGGCGCCGGTCGGTCACCATCGGCACGTCGGTGCGGGCGGCACTGCGCGCGAGCGCGGAGGCCCGCCTCGAGGGCGTCATCGCGAAGCGCCTCGACGCGCGCTACCTGCCGGGCCGCCGCGGGCACGCCTGGGTCAAGCTCAAGCACTCGCTCGACGCCGAGGTGGTGATCGGCGGGTGGCGGCCCGGTCAGGGCAGGCGGGCCGGGGGGATCGGCTCGCTGCTGCTGGGGGTGCCCGACGACGACGGCGGCTTGCGGTACGTGGGCAAGGTCGGGACGGGTTTCACGGACGCCGCGCTGGACGCGCTCCTGGCGACGCTCGAGCCGCGGGAGCGGACGACGTCGCCGTTCACCACCGAGGTGCCTCGCGTCGAGGCGAAGGTCGCGCACTGGGTGCGGCCCGACGTCGTCGGCGAGGTGACGTTCGACTCGTGGACCGACGACGGCGTGCTGCGCGCTGCGAGGTGGCGCGGGCTGCGGCCGGACAAGGCGCCGGCGGACCTGGCCTGAGCCGCCCGGGCGCCGTCAGGGGTCGCCGGCGCCGCCCGGGGAGGGCAGCACGCTGCCGAGCGAGCGCCGCACCCGGTCCGGGTCTTCGCCGTCCGCGACGGACAGCAGAGCCGCCCGCCACGCGGCGGTGAGCATCCGCGCGGCCGGCTCGAGTCCCGCGCCGACGAGGGGGCGCAGCGCATGCTCGACCGGGTCGGGCCCGGTGGGCGCGTCGGACTCCTGGGCCGTGCTGGACGGGTCGGCCTCGCCGACGATCCGGGGGACGCCGAACCGGACGGCGGCGTCGAACGCGACGAGGAGCGCCGCTCGCAGCGCTGCCGGGCCGCTGCCCCCGTGGCTCTCCGCGGCGCCGGCGATGCGCTCGACCAGCCGCTTCTCCAGGTCCCCCCGCACGTAGGCGTACAGCCCGAGCTTGGACCCGAAGTGGTGGTACAGCGCCCCGGTGGTGACGCCCGCGTCGGCCGCGACGCCGGAGACGCTCGCGTTCCGGTACCCGTCCCGCTCGAACGCGCGCAGGGACGCCTCGACGAGTCGACCGCGCGTCGAGCCGGGAACCGGGATGTCCGCCCACATCCAGTCAGCATAACCCGTTGACGGGAACCCGTAACCGGCTTACGATATCGGCATGAGACTCACCTACCTGTATGTGGTCGTGGACGACTTCGCGCCGGCCCTGGCGTTCTACCGCGACGAGCTCGGCCTGGACGAGGCGTGGCGGGAAGGCGAGGGGACGGTCGCCTTCGCCCTCCCCGGGAGCGACGTCCAGATCATGGTCGACAAGCGCCTCGACGACGGCGCCCAGTGGTCCACCGGCCCGATGTACCAGGTCGACGACCTCGATGCCTGGGTGCGCGAGCACCCCGGCGTGCCGGCGCTCGCCCCCGAGATCGCCGCGCCGGACGCACGGATCCGCGCCTTCCGCGACCCGGGCGGCAACGTCTTCCACCTCCTGCAGGTCACCGGAGACGCGACCTGATCCAGGGTCGGCCCCCGCCGGGTCGGCCCTTCACAGGATCTGTGCGCTCCGGTCACGGTGCGCAGCGGCGATCGTCGGACCCGCCCTCTACGGTGGACGCCATGTCCGTGCTCGATCCCGCGCATCCGCGCGCCACCCACGCGCCGTCACTCACGCGAGCGACGCCGAGCGGTGGTGCCGGCGCCCGCTGGGCGTTCGCGTTCGTCGGGGCGATCGTCGCCGCGGTCGGCGTGTGGGCCACGTGGCGCTTCTTCGTGGCGTCCCCGACGGGTCAGCGCGTCGACGAGGTCGCGCTCCGGGGTTCGGAGCTCGGCCGCTCCCGGCTCGTCGAGATCGCGGAGCCGGTGCTCGACGTCGTCTCGGTCCCGTTCCTCGTCGTGGTGGTCGTGGCCGCCGTCGTCGTCGCCGCCGTGCAGCGTCGCTGGGGAACGGCGCTGCGGGTCGTCGTCCTCATGGTCGGCGCCAACCTCACCACGCAGGTGCTCAAGAGCTCGATCCTGGACCGCCCGGATCTCGGTGTCACGCCTGGGGCCAGCAACTCCTTCCCGAGCGGCCACACCACCGTCGCGGCGTCGGTCGCGGCGGCCGCGCTGATGGTGGTCCCGCGCGGCCTGCGGCCGCTCGTCGCCGTCGTCGGTGCTGCGTACACGGCCGCCACCGGCGTCGCGACGATGATCCTCGGCTGGCATCGGCCGTCCGACGTCATCGCCGCGATCGCCGTCGTCACCGCCTGGTCGCTGCTGGTGCTCATCCCCGGCGCGGCCCGGGGGTCGGCCGAGCGCGGCGTCGGCGGTGGCCGCACGTTCGCCGTCGTCGTCCTCGCGATCGCCGCCGTGGCGGGGCTCGCCGTCGGTATCGGTGCGTTGTTCGCGACGGCGAACGCGACAGTCGACCTGCCGCCGCTGCTCGACGACGTCGTGGGGGAGCTCGTCGACCGGGGCCAGCTGTTCCTGGCGTACGCCGGTGCTGCCGCAGCCGTGGGCGGGGCCGCGAGCGTGTCGGCCCTCACGCAGCTGCTGGGGCGGCGTTGAGGGATGTCGAGCGAGGACTCCCGAGCGAGCGCCAGTGGGTGCACGAGGATCGCGACCGGCGATCCATGTTGTACGGTGCGGGCGACCGGGATCACCGACCGCGCACGCCGAGCGGTCCGAATCGCTTGACGCCACGGGGCATCCTGGTCACGCACCGCCACCCGAGGAAGGCCCACCGTGCCCAGCTCCGCCCGCAAGCTCGTGATCGTCGAGTCGCCGACCAAGGCGCGCACGATCACGCCGTTCCTCGGTGACGACTACGACGTCGAGGCGAGCGTCGGGCACATCCGGGACCTCCCGCAGCCGTCCGAGCTGCCCGCGGAGATGAAGAAGGGCCCGTACCGGAAGTTCGCCGTCGATGTCGAGAACGGGTTCGACCCGTACTACGTGGTCGACGCTGACAAGAAGAAGAAGGTCAGCGAGCTCCGCAAGAAGCTCAAGGCGGCCGACGAGCTCTACCTCGCCACGGATGAGGACCGCGAGGGCGAGGCCATCGCGTGGCACCTCCTCGAGGTGCTGGAGCCGAAGGTGCCCGTGAAGCGGATGGTGTTCCACGAGATCACCCGCGAGGCGATCCAGCGGGCGCTGGAGGCGACGCGCGACCTCGACACGCGCCTCGTCGACGCCCAGGAGACCCGGCGCATCCTCGACCGGCTGTATGGCTACGAGGTCTCGCCGGTGCTCTGGCGCAAGATCGGGCCGGGGCTCTCCGCCGGTCGCGTGCAGTCCGTCGCCACGAGGCTCGTGGTGGAGCGGGAGCGCGAGCGGATGGCGTTCCGCAGCGCGAACTACTGGGACGTGCGCGGCGAGTTCAGCGGCGGGCGCGGCGAGACGGCGGGCACGTCGTTCTCCGCGCGGCTGACGGCGCTCGACGGCGACCGGGTCGCCACCGGCCGCGACTTCGACGACTCCGGCTCGCTCACGAGCAGGGCCGTCCACCTCGACGAGGCGGCCGCGACGGCGCTCGTCTCCGCGCTCGACGGGGTCGACGTCGTCGTACGTTCCGTCGACACCAAGCCGTACACCCGCCGCCCCGCCGCCCCGTTCACGACGTCGACCCTCCAGCAGGAGGCGAGCCGCAAGCTGCGGATGAACTCGCGCGCGACGATGCGCACGGCGCAGTCGTTGTACGAGAACGGCTACATCACGTACATGCGGACCGACTCCGTGACGCTCTCGACCCAGGCGATCACCGCCGCGCGCCGGCAGGCCGCGGAGCTGTACGGCGCGGAGTACGTGCCCGATGCGCCGCGCCTGTACGCGAACAAGTCGAAGAACGCCCAGGAGGCGCACGAGGCGATCCGGCCCGCCGGCGACTCGTTCCGCACTCCCGCCCAGGTCGCGAGCCGGCTCTCCGGCGACGAGTTCCGGCTCTACGAGCTCATCTGGAAGCGCACCGTCGCGTCGCAGATGGCTGACGCGAAGGGGTCGACGGCGTCCGTGAAGCTCGGTGCGAGCGCCGCCTATCCCGACGGCGCGACCCGCGACGCCGAGTTCTCGGCCTCCGGCACCGTCATCACGTTCCGCGGTTTCCTCGCGGCGTACGAGGAGGGCCGGGACGCGGGCCGGTACGACGAGGACGGCGACGGCGCGGGCCGCGGCTCCTCGTCGGGGTCGTCGGCCGCGCGCGAGACCCGCCTGCCGGATCTCGCCCAGGGCGACCAGGTCGCCGCGGAGTCGCTCACCGCGGAGGGCCACGACACCTCACCCCCGCCCCGCTACACCGAGGCCAGCCTCACCGCCGCCCTCGAGGAGCGCGGCATCGGGCGTCCGTCCACGTTCGCCGCCACGATCTCCGTGATCGTGGATCGCGGATACGTCCTGCGCCGCGGACAGGCGCTCGTGCCGAGCTGGCTGGCGTTCTCGGTGGTCCGGCTGCTGGAGGACCACTTCGGGCGGCTCGTCGACTACGACTTCACGGCCGCGATGGAGTCCGACCTCGACCGCATCGCGCGCGGTGAGCAGGACCGCGTGGCGTGGCTGACCCGGTTCTACTTCGGCGACGAGGCGGCCGGCTCGGAGGGGCTGCAGCAGCTCGTCTCCGAGCTGGGCGACATCGACGCTCGCGGCATCAACTCGATCGACCTCGGTGGCGGCGTCACCGTACGGGTCGGCCGCTACGGTCCGTACCTCGAGGCGACCGGACCGGACGGCGAGCCGCAGCGCGCGAGCGTGCCCGACGACGTCGCCCCGGACGAGCTGACGCTCGAGCGGGCCCGCGAGCTGCTCGCCACCCAGGGCGAGGGCGACCGCGAGCTCGGCACCGACCCGGCGACCGGGCGCACCATCGTGGCGCGCAGCGGGCGGTACGGGCCGTACGTCACGGAGGTCATCCCCGACGACGCCCCCGCCGCCTCGGACGACGCGAAGCCGGCGAAGCGCAAGCCGGCCAAGCCGAAGCCGCGGACGGCGTCGCTGCTGCAGTCGATGCAGCTCGAGGCGGTGGATCTCGAGCAGGCGCTCAAGCTTCTCTCCCTGCCGCGCGTGGTCGGCGTCGACCCGGAGTCGGGCGACGAGATCACCGCCCAGAACGGTCGGTACGGGCCGTACCTCAAGAAGGGCACCGACTCGCGCTCGCTCGAGACCGAGGACCAGATCTTCGACATCACGCTCGAGCAGGCTCTCGCGATCTACGCGCAGCCCAAGCAGCGGCGCGGGCAGCGGGCGTCGTCGGCGCTGCGCGAGCTCGGGGACGACCCGGTGTCCGGCAAGCCGGTGAGCGTGAAGGACGGACGGTTCGGGCCGTACGTCACGGACGGCACGACGAACGCGACGCTCCGCAAGGACGACGAGGTCGAGTCGATCACGCCGGAGCGCGCGTTCGAGCTCCTTGCGGAGAAGCGGGCCAAGGGGCCGGCGAAGAAGCGGACGACGGCGCGGAGCTCGAGCCGGAAGGCGCCCGCCAAGTCGCGCTCCTGAGGCCGGGACTGGACCTGAGCGGTCTGGGCGCGGGTCGACCGTGCGGTCGGTCCCGCGGGGCCGCCGGTCGAGGTGAGGTTCCGCACGGTCGACGTCGGGTGGCCGCCCTAGGCTGGGCGACGTGACCGATCCCACGCCGCCCGACGCCCTGCTCACGAGCGCCACCGCGCCCGACCCGATGGACGCGCCACCGTTGCGGTGGGGGATCCTCGCGCCGGGGGGCATCGCGCAGAACTTCGCGCGCACGGTGCCGGAGCACACCCGGGCGTCGGTCATCGCCGTCGGATCGCGCAGCCTCGAGCGCGCGGAGTCCTTCGCCACGGAGTTCGGCATCCGTCGCGCCTACGGCAGCTACTCCCAGCTCGTCGAGGATGACGACGTCGACGCCGTGTACGTCGCGTCGCCGCACAGCGAGCACCGCGCCCACGCGCTCCTCGCGATCCGGGCCGGCAAGCCGGTGCTCGTGGAGAAGGCGTTCACGCGGAACGCCGCCGAGGCGCGCGAGGTGTTCGACGCCGCGGAGCAGGCCGGGCTCTACGCGATGGAGGCCATGTGGTCCCGTTTCCTCCCGCACTACGCGGCGGTGCGGGAGATCGTGGCGAGCGGGGAGATCGGCGACGTCGTGTCCGTCACCGCTCAGCACGGGCAACGGCTCGTCTTCGGCCCGGAGCACCGCCTCTGGAACCCCGCCCTGGCCGGCGGCGCCG includes these proteins:
- the topA gene encoding type I DNA topoisomerase yields the protein MPSSARKLVIVESPTKARTITPFLGDDYDVEASVGHIRDLPQPSELPAEMKKGPYRKFAVDVENGFDPYYVVDADKKKKVSELRKKLKAADELYLATDEDREGEAIAWHLLEVLEPKVPVKRMVFHEITREAIQRALEATRDLDTRLVDAQETRRILDRLYGYEVSPVLWRKIGPGLSAGRVQSVATRLVVERERERMAFRSANYWDVRGEFSGGRGETAGTSFSARLTALDGDRVATGRDFDDSGSLTSRAVHLDEAAATALVSALDGVDVVVRSVDTKPYTRRPAAPFTTSTLQQEASRKLRMNSRATMRTAQSLYENGYITYMRTDSVTLSTQAITAARRQAAELYGAEYVPDAPRLYANKSKNAQEAHEAIRPAGDSFRTPAQVASRLSGDEFRLYELIWKRTVASQMADAKGSTASVKLGASAAYPDGATRDAEFSASGTVITFRGFLAAYEEGRDAGRYDEDGDGAGRGSSSGSSAARETRLPDLAQGDQVAAESLTAEGHDTSPPPRYTEASLTAALEERGIGRPSTFAATISVIVDRGYVLRRGQALVPSWLAFSVVRLLEDHFGRLVDYDFTAAMESDLDRIARGEQDRVAWLTRFYFGDEAAGSEGLQQLVSELGDIDARGINSIDLGGGVTVRVGRYGPYLEATGPDGEPQRASVPDDVAPDELTLERARELLATQGEGDRELGTDPATGRTIVARSGRYGPYVTEVIPDDAPAASDDAKPAKRKPAKPKPRTASLLQSMQLEAVDLEQALKLLSLPRVVGVDPESGDEITAQNGRYGPYLKKGTDSRSLETEDQIFDITLEQALAIYAQPKQRRGQRASSALRELGDDPVSGKPVSVKDGRFGPYVTDGTTNATLRKDDEVESITPERAFELLAEKRAKGPAKKRTTARSSSRKAPAKSRS
- a CDS encoding Gfo/Idh/MocA family protein; this translates as MTDPTPPDALLTSATAPDPMDAPPLRWGILAPGGIAQNFARTVPEHTRASVIAVGSRSLERAESFATEFGIRRAYGSYSQLVEDDDVDAVYVASPHSEHRAHALLAIRAGKPVLVEKAFTRNAAEAREVFDAAEQAGLYAMEAMWSRFLPHYAAVREIVASGEIGDVVSVTAQHGQRLVFGPEHRLWNPALAGGAVLDLAVYPISFVHMLLGVPDEVLAVGSLSDLGVDEGETVLLRYGARTVAVAEATMLGAMPNTATITGTAGRVEIPRTFYVPNRVVVTPLDGEPRVVHGEAVGGFQFQAAEAARRIAAGELESPTLTWAATLEVMEIMDEVRRQLGVVYPGE